Proteins found in one Pseudomonas sp. P8_241 genomic segment:
- the ribE gene encoding 6,7-dimethyl-8-ribityllumazine synthase: MTLKTIEGTFIAPKGRYALVVGRFNSFVVESLVSGAVDALVRHGVSESDITIIRAPGAFEIPLVAQKVAQKGEFAAIIALGAVIRGGTPHFEYVAGECTKGLAQVSMEFGVPVAFGVLTVDSIEQAIERSGTKAGNKGAEAALSALEMVSLLAQLEAK; encoded by the coding sequence ATGACCCTGAAGACCATCGAAGGTACCTTCATCGCCCCTAAAGGCCGCTACGCTTTGGTAGTGGGCCGTTTCAACAGCTTCGTTGTTGAAAGCCTGGTCAGCGGTGCTGTTGATGCCCTGGTTCGCCACGGCGTGAGCGAAAGCGACATCACTATCATCCGCGCACCTGGCGCCTTCGAAATCCCGCTGGTTGCGCAGAAAGTCGCTCAGAAAGGCGAGTTCGCGGCAATCATCGCCCTGGGCGCGGTCATTCGTGGCGGCACTCCGCACTTCGAATACGTGGCTGGCGAGTGCACCAAGGGCCTGGCCCAGGTGTCCATGGAATTCGGCGTCCCGGTCGCTTTCGGCGTCCTGACCGTTGATTCCATCGAACAAGCCATTGAACGTTCCGGCACCAAGGCCGGTAACAAAGGTGCTGAAGCTGCCCTGTCCGCTCTGGAAATGGTCAGCCTGCTGGCGCAGTTGGAGGCCAAGTGA
- the ribBA gene encoding bifunctional 3,4-dihydroxy-2-butanone-4-phosphate synthase/GTP cyclohydrolase II — protein sequence MALNSIEELVEDIRQGKMVILMDDEDRENEGDLIMAAECCQPEHINFMAKHARGLICMPMSRERCELLKLPLMAPRNGSGFGTKFTVSIEAATGVTTGISAADRARTVQAAAARDAKADDIVSPGHIFPLMAQAGGTLARAGHTEAACDLARMAGFEPSGVICEVMNDDGTMSRRAELEAFAAEHNIKIGTIADLIHYRMIHERTVQRIAEQPLDSELGQFNLVTYRDSVEGDVHMALTLGNVCAEEPTLVRVHNMDPLRDLLMVKQPGRWSLRAAMAKVAEAGSGVVLLLGHPLDGDVLLAHIRETADQQAVKKPTTYSTVGAGSQILRDLGVRKMRLMSAPMKFNAISGFDLEVVEYVPSE from the coding sequence GTGGCGCTCAATAGCATCGAAGAACTGGTTGAAGACATCCGCCAAGGCAAGATGGTCATCCTCATGGATGACGAAGATCGCGAGAACGAAGGCGACCTGATCATGGCCGCCGAGTGCTGCCAGCCCGAGCACATCAACTTCATGGCCAAGCACGCCCGTGGCCTGATCTGCATGCCGATGAGCCGCGAGCGCTGCGAACTGCTCAAGTTGCCATTGATGGCGCCGCGCAACGGTTCGGGTTTCGGTACCAAGTTCACCGTGTCCATCGAAGCGGCCACCGGCGTGACCACCGGCATCTCCGCCGCCGACCGCGCACGCACCGTGCAAGCGGCCGCCGCCCGTGATGCCAAGGCTGATGATATCGTCAGCCCTGGCCACATCTTCCCGTTGATGGCCCAGGCTGGCGGTACGCTGGCCCGCGCTGGCCACACCGAAGCGGCCTGCGACCTGGCGCGCATGGCCGGTTTCGAGCCGAGCGGCGTGATCTGCGAAGTGATGAACGACGACGGCACAATGTCCCGTCGGGCAGAACTGGAAGCTTTTGCTGCCGAGCACAACATCAAGATCGGCACCATCGCCGACCTGATTCACTACCGGATGATCCACGAACGTACCGTTCAGCGGATTGCCGAGCAGCCACTGGACAGCGAACTGGGCCAATTCAACCTGGTGACCTATCGTGATTCGGTAGAGGGCGATGTGCACATGGCACTGACCCTGGGCAATGTCTGCGCCGAAGAACCGACCCTGGTTCGCGTGCACAACATGGACCCGCTGCGCGACCTGTTGATGGTCAAACAACCGGGCCGCTGGAGCCTGCGCGCCGCCATGGCCAAGGTTGCCGAGGCTGGCAGCGGTGTGGTGCTGTTGCTCGGTCATCCGCTCGATGGCGACGTATTGCTTGCGCACATCCGCGAAACTGCCGACCAGCAAGCGGTGAAAAAACCGACCACCTACAGCACCGTGGGAGCCGGCTCGCAGATCCTGCGTGACTTGGGCGTGCGCAAAATGCGCCTGATGTCGGCACCGATGAAATTTAATGCGATATCCGGTTTCGATCTGGAAGTTGTAGAATACGTGCCCTCCGAATAA
- a CDS encoding riboflavin synthase yields the protein MFTGIIESIGSIRALTPKGGDVRVHVETGKLDLSDVKLGDSIAVNGVCLTAVELPGNGFAADVSRETLDCTAMNDLKSGSPVNLEKALTPTTRLGGHLVSGHVDGVGEVVARTENARAVEFRIRAPKDLAKYIAHKGSITVDGTSLTVNAVDGAEFLLTIIPHTLSETIMASYQPGRRVNLEVDLLARYLERLLLGDKAAEPTSGNITESFLAANGYLKS from the coding sequence ATGTTCACCGGCATCATCGAATCCATCGGCAGTATCCGTGCACTGACCCCAAAGGGCGGTGATGTGCGGGTTCACGTCGAAACCGGCAAGCTCGACCTGAGCGACGTCAAACTGGGCGACAGCATCGCGGTCAACGGCGTGTGCCTGACTGCTGTCGAACTTCCGGGCAATGGCTTTGCGGCCGACGTCAGTCGCGAAACCCTCGACTGCACCGCCATGAACGACCTGAAAAGCGGTAGCCCGGTCAATCTGGAAAAAGCCCTGACCCCGACCACTCGCCTCGGCGGGCATCTGGTCAGTGGTCACGTCGACGGCGTGGGCGAAGTGGTTGCCCGTACCGAGAACGCGCGGGCTGTGGAATTCCGCATCCGCGCGCCGAAGGACCTGGCCAAGTACATCGCCCATAAAGGCTCGATCACCGTCGACGGCACCAGCCTGACCGTGAACGCAGTCGATGGCGCCGAGTTCCTGCTGACCATCATTCCCCACACCCTGAGCGAAACCATCATGGCGTCGTACCAGCCGGGTCGCCGGGTGAACCTGGAAGTGGACTTGCTGGCTCGTTACCTGGAGCGCTTGCTGCTGGGAGACAAAGCCGCAGAGCCGACCTCCGGTAACATCACTGAAAGCTTTTTGGCCGCCAACGGCTACCTAAAATCCTGA
- the ribD gene encoding bifunctional diaminohydroxyphosphoribosylaminopyrimidine deaminase/5-amino-6-(5-phosphoribosylamino)uracil reductase RibD: protein MSTPTEQAILDAHFMARALELARKGHYTTHPNPRVGCVIVRDGQIVGEGWHVRAGEPHAEVHALRAAGEQARGATAYVTLEPCSHHGRTPPCADALVNAGVARVVAAMQDPNPEVAGRGLQRLEQVGIATESGVLESEARKLNQGFLKRMEHGLPFVRVKLAMSLDGRTAMESGESQWITGPAARSAVQRLRAQASVVLTGADTVLADHARLTVRAEELGLDAEQTALAMSRPPLRVLVDGRLRVPLDAPFFKAGPALVATCVAVEEQYANGPECLIVPGYDGQVDLRQLLVELANRDVNEVLVEAGPRLAGAFAQLGLVDEFQIFIAGKFMGSSARPLLDWPLAQMKDAPELKITEIRAVGDDWRVIAIPLSTASV, encoded by the coding sequence ATGAGCACGCCTACCGAACAAGCCATCCTCGACGCGCATTTCATGGCCCGCGCCCTGGAACTGGCGCGCAAGGGTCACTACACGACGCACCCCAATCCTCGGGTTGGCTGCGTGATCGTGCGTGACGGGCAGATTGTTGGCGAAGGCTGGCATGTCCGTGCCGGTGAGCCCCACGCCGAAGTCCACGCCCTGCGCGCGGCGGGCGAGCAGGCTCGAGGCGCCACCGCATACGTGACGCTGGAACCGTGCAGCCACCACGGCCGCACGCCACCCTGCGCCGATGCGCTGGTCAATGCCGGCGTGGCGCGGGTGGTCGCGGCCATGCAGGACCCGAACCCGGAAGTCGCCGGTCGTGGTCTGCAACGCCTGGAGCAGGTCGGTATCGCCACCGAAAGCGGCGTGCTGGAAAGTGAAGCGCGCAAGCTCAATCAGGGCTTCCTGAAACGCATGGAACACGGCTTGCCGTTCGTGCGGGTCAAACTGGCGATGAGTCTCGACGGCCGCACTGCGATGGAAAGCGGCGAAAGCCAATGGATCACCGGCCCGGCGGCGCGTTCGGCGGTTCAGCGCCTGCGCGCCCAGGCCAGCGTGGTGCTGACCGGTGCCGACACGGTATTGGCGGACCACGCCCGTTTGACCGTACGCGCCGAAGAGCTCGGTCTGGATGCCGAACAAACAGCATTGGCCATGAGTCGACCGCCGCTTCGTGTGTTGGTCGACGGGCGTTTGCGCGTGCCGCTGGATGCGCCGTTCTTCAAGGCTGGCCCAGCGCTGGTTGCCACCTGCGTAGCGGTGGAAGAGCAGTATGCAAACGGCCCGGAATGCCTGATCGTGCCCGGCTACGATGGTCAGGTCGATTTGCGACAGCTGCTGGTCGAGCTTGCCAATCGTGACGTCAATGAAGTGTTGGTCGAGGCCGGCCCGCGGTTGGCGGGCGCCTTTGCCCAACTCGGTCTGGTGGACGAGTTCCAGATCTTCATCGCCGGCAAGTTCATGGGCTCTTCTGCACGACCGTTGCTGGACTGGCCGCTCGCCCAGATGAAGGATGCGCCCGAGCTCAAAATTACTGAAATTCGCGCAGTGGGCGATGACTGGCGAGTCATCGCCATTCCTTTGTCAACCGCGAGCGTATAA
- the nrdR gene encoding transcriptional regulator NrdR, whose amino-acid sequence MHCPFCGANDTKVIDSRLVAEGEQVRRRRECLACGERFTTFETAELVLPRLIKTDGSRQPFDEEKLRAGMQRALEKRPVSVERLESSLVHIKHKLRATGEREVKSLVVGELVMAELQKLDEVAYIRFASVYRRFQDLNEFREEIDRLAREPVKE is encoded by the coding sequence ATGCACTGTCCCTTCTGCGGTGCCAACGACACCAAGGTCATCGACTCGCGTCTGGTCGCCGAGGGCGAACAGGTTCGCCGCCGGCGTGAATGCCTGGCCTGCGGCGAGCGTTTCACGACGTTCGAGACGGCTGAACTGGTGTTGCCGCGCCTGATCAAAACCGACGGAAGTCGCCAGCCGTTCGACGAAGAAAAACTGCGCGCCGGTATGCAGCGGGCGCTGGAGAAGCGCCCGGTGAGTGTCGAGCGCCTCGAATCGTCGCTGGTGCACATCAAACACAAACTGCGCGCCACCGGCGAACGCGAGGTCAAATCCCTCGTGGTCGGTGAACTGGTGATGGCCGAGCTGCAAAAACTCGACGAAGTCGCCTATATCCGCTTCGCTTCGGTGTATCGCCGCTTCCAGGACCTCAACGAGTTCCGCGAAGAGATCGATCGCCTGGCCCGTGAGCCGGTGAAAGAATGA
- a CDS encoding YbaY family lipoprotein: MSLRPLVLLSLFGLLVACSSDSPQPQPPTPGPAPQQAQKKAREAAELGPLPAYQRELSGTLQGVPAGAEVELALLVIDDKDRPQQLLASSSLIGTNQALPFRLRFNPESFPTGARVELRGRASQSGQLILHLPSRTITQPTTQAVGQLQFVKAP; this comes from the coding sequence ATGTCGTTACGTCCGCTCGTTTTGCTCAGTCTTTTCGGCCTGTTGGTGGCCTGCAGCAGCGATTCACCCCAGCCCCAGCCGCCGACACCCGGTCCCGCACCGCAGCAAGCGCAGAAAAAAGCTCGGGAAGCGGCTGAACTCGGCCCGCTGCCGGCGTATCAGCGTGAATTGAGCGGCACCCTGCAAGGTGTACCGGCCGGCGCCGAAGTCGAACTCGCACTGCTGGTGATCGATGACAAGGATCGGCCACAACAATTGCTCGCCAGCTCCAGCCTGATCGGCACCAATCAGGCCTTGCCGTTTCGCCTGCGCTTCAATCCTGAATCCTTTCCGACCGGTGCCCGCGTTGAATTGCGTGGCCGCGCCAGTCAGTCCGGGCAACTGATCCTGCATCTGCCGTCGCGAACGATCACGCAGCCGACGACCCAGGCCGTGGGCCAATTGCAGTTCGTCAAAGCCCCATGA
- a CDS encoding class I SAM-dependent methyltransferase, which translates to MSAPPDLQQALSELLGDAQLVACGLPGTELKLWLIDGDNMDRAFSPEETRRILHEPPYWSFCWASGLAVARYLAENPHWVKGKRVLDFGAGSGVAGIAAVKAGALEVVACDLDPLAIAACRANAELNDVQLNYSTDFFAEDDRFDLILVADVLYDRANLPLLDEFLSRGREALVADSRVRDFRHPLYRRIEMLEAMTLPDLAEPEEFRHVSLYHARRI; encoded by the coding sequence ATGAGTGCACCGCCAGACCTGCAACAGGCCTTGAGTGAACTGTTGGGCGATGCGCAACTGGTGGCGTGCGGGCTGCCGGGAACCGAGCTGAAGTTGTGGCTGATCGACGGCGACAACATGGACCGTGCCTTTAGCCCGGAAGAAACCCGGCGCATCCTGCATGAGCCGCCGTACTGGAGTTTCTGCTGGGCCAGTGGTCTGGCCGTAGCCCGCTATCTCGCCGAAAACCCGCATTGGGTCAAAGGCAAGCGAGTGCTGGATTTTGGCGCCGGTTCTGGCGTGGCAGGTATTGCTGCGGTCAAGGCCGGGGCGCTCGAAGTCGTGGCTTGCGACCTTGATCCGCTGGCGATTGCCGCCTGTCGGGCCAATGCCGAGCTCAATGACGTGCAGCTCAATTACTCCACGGATTTTTTCGCCGAGGACGATCGCTTCGATCTGATTCTGGTGGCGGACGTGTTGTACGACCGGGCGAACCTGCCGCTGCTCGATGAGTTTCTCAGTCGCGGGCGCGAAGCCCTGGTGGCGGATTCGCGGGTCAGGGATTTTCGCCATCCGTTGTACCGGCGCATTGAAATGCTCGAAGCCATGACTTTGCCGGATCTGGCCGAGCCGGAAGAGTTCCGGCATGTGAGCCTGTATCACGCACGACGTATTTGA
- the trxA gene encoding thioredoxin has protein sequence MSQETPYIFDATTADFDQSVIENSFHKPVLVDFWAEWCAPCKVLMPLLQTIAESYQGELLLAKVNCDLEQDIVARFGIRSLPTVVLFKDGQPVDGFAGAQPESAVRALLEPHVQMPPPAAADPLEQAQALFDDSRFADAEAILKVLLGEDNTNARALILYARCLTERGELGEAQAVLDAVKSDEHKAALAGAKAQIKFLGLARDLPDAADLKARLAKNPLDDEAVYQLAIQQLARQQYDAALDALLKLFIRNRSYSEGLPHKTLLQVFDLLGSDHPLVSTYRRKLFAALY, from the coding sequence ATGAGTCAGGAAACGCCGTACATCTTTGACGCCACGACTGCCGATTTCGACCAGTCAGTGATCGAGAACTCCTTTCACAAACCGGTGCTGGTGGATTTCTGGGCCGAATGGTGCGCGCCGTGCAAAGTGCTGATGCCACTGCTTCAGACCATCGCCGAGAGCTATCAGGGTGAGTTGCTGCTGGCCAAGGTCAACTGCGACCTGGAGCAAGACATCGTTGCCCGCTTCGGCATTCGCAGCCTGCCGACCGTGGTGCTGTTCAAGGATGGCCAGCCGGTAGACGGTTTTGCCGGTGCTCAGCCGGAATCGGCCGTGCGCGCCTTGCTCGAACCCCACGTACAGATGCCCCCGCCAGCCGCCGCCGACCCGCTCGAGCAGGCTCAGGCGTTGTTTGATGACAGCCGCTTCGCCGATGCCGAAGCCATCCTCAAAGTGCTGTTGGGCGAGGACAACACCAACGCCAGGGCGCTTATCCTCTACGCCCGCTGCCTGACCGAACGCGGTGAATTGGGCGAAGCTCAAGCCGTGCTGGATGCCGTCAAAAGCGACGAACACAAAGCCGCACTGGCCGGCGCCAAGGCGCAGATCAAGTTCCTCGGCCTGGCCCGGGACCTGCCGGACGCCGCTGACCTGAAAGCTCGCCTGGCGAAAAACCCCCTGGACGATGAAGCGGTTTATCAACTGGCGATCCAGCAGCTGGCCCGTCAGCAATACGACGCCGCGCTGGATGCTTTGCTGAAATTGTTCATCCGCAACCGCAGCTACAGCGAAGGCTTGCCGCACAAGACCTTGCTGCAAGTGTTCGACCTGCTGGGCAGCGATCATCCGTTGGTGAGCACGTACCGTCGCAAACTGTTTGCTGCGCTTTATTAA
- a CDS encoding DUF2796 domain-containing protein, with protein sequence MRRLLLALPFALLPLAGAHAADEHDHEHGSLGAHEHGVGRLNAALDGQTLQLELESPAMNLVGFEHAATSDADKAKVATVRAQLESPLALFNLPKAAGCVVENQALESPLFGDKPDADEDHDEGEHHHDHSEIHARYQLTCATPDALKTLDLANIFNTFPATQKIQVQLIGPSGQQGVDVAAKAAALKF encoded by the coding sequence ATGCGCCGCCTGCTTCTCGCCTTGCCGTTTGCCTTGCTGCCGCTGGCTGGCGCCCACGCCGCTGATGAACATGACCATGAGCACGGCAGCCTCGGCGCCCACGAGCATGGCGTCGGTCGCTTGAACGCGGCACTGGATGGGCAAACGCTGCAACTGGAACTGGAAAGCCCGGCGATGAACCTGGTGGGCTTCGAACACGCCGCCACCAGCGATGCCGATAAAGCCAAAGTCGCGACCGTACGTGCTCAGCTTGAATCACCATTGGCGCTGTTCAACTTGCCGAAAGCCGCTGGGTGCGTGGTGGAAAATCAGGCACTGGAAAGCCCATTGTTCGGCGACAAACCAGATGCCGACGAGGATCACGATGAAGGCGAACATCACCACGACCACAGCGAAATCCACGCCCGTTACCAACTCACCTGCGCTACGCCCGACGCACTGAAGACCCTGGATCTGGCGAACATTTTCAACACGTTCCCGGCCACCCAAAAAATTCAGGTACAACTGATCGGCCCGAGCGGGCAGCAAGGGGTTGATGTGGCGGCCAAAGCGGCTGCTCTCAAATTCTAA
- a CDS encoding ABC transporter ATP-binding protein produces the protein MTQPLIELSDLGFSWPGHPPLLDIPVFVLERGETLFLKGPSGSGKTTLLGLLGGVQKPDHGSIRLLGQELTQLSAGARDHFRVDHTGYIFQQFNLLPFLSVRENVELPCHFSKLRAERARQRHGSVDKAAATLLAHLGLKDENILGRRADSLSIGQQQRVAAARALIGQPELVIADEPTSALDYDARENFIRLLFAECREAGSSLLFVSHDQSLAPLFDRNLSLAELNRAATPSEV, from the coding sequence ATGACCCAACCACTCATCGAACTGTCCGACCTGGGCTTCAGCTGGCCCGGTCACCCGCCACTGCTGGACATTCCGGTCTTTGTCCTGGAGCGCGGGGAAACCCTGTTCCTCAAAGGCCCCAGCGGCAGTGGCAAGACCACCCTGCTCGGGCTGCTCGGCGGCGTGCAAAAGCCTGATCACGGCAGTATCCGCCTGCTCGGCCAGGAACTGACGCAACTCTCGGCCGGCGCTCGCGATCACTTTCGCGTCGATCACACCGGCTACATCTTCCAGCAGTTCAACCTGCTGCCGTTTCTGTCGGTGCGCGAGAATGTCGAGCTGCCCTGCCACTTCTCGAAACTGCGTGCCGAGCGGGCCAGACAGCGTCACGGCAGTGTCGATAAAGCGGCGGCCACCCTGCTCGCCCACTTGGGCTTGAAGGATGAAAACATCCTCGGTCGGCGCGCCGATTCGTTGTCCATCGGCCAGCAACAACGGGTCGCCGCCGCACGGGCATTGATCGGACAGCCCGAGCTGGTGATTGCCGATGAGCCAACCTCGGCGCTGGATTACGACGCCCGCGAGAACTTCATTCGCCTGCTGTTCGCCGAGTGCCGCGAGGCTGGCTCGAGCCTGTTGTTCGTCAGCCATGACCAGAGCCTGGCACCGCTGTTCGACCGCAACCTGTCGCTGGCCGAACTCAATCGCGCCGCCACCCCGTCCGAGGTCTGA
- a CDS encoding ABC transporter permease — translation MYLFRLAMASLANRRFTAILTAFAIALSVCLLLAVERVRTEAKASFANTISGTDLIVGARSGSVNLLLYSVFRIGNATNNIRWDSFEHFANNPKVKWAIPMSLGDSHRGYRVMGTTEAYFEHYQYGRQQHLQLSDGRAFQTDPFEVVLGAEVAEALHYKPGDKLVLAHGVAAISLVKHDDKPFTVVGILKRTGTPVDRTLHISLGGMEAIHIDWHNGVPARGEGRVTADQARNMDLKPQAITAFMLGLNNKISTFALQRDINEFRGEPLLAILPGVALQELWSLMGTAEKALFVVSLFVVLTGLIGMLTAILTSLNERRREMAILRSVGARPWHIATLLVLEAFALALSGVVTGVALLYACIAAAQGYVQANYGLFLPLSWPSEYEWTLLGGILGAALLMGCVPAWRAYRQSLADGLSIRL, via the coding sequence ATGTATTTGTTCCGTCTAGCCATGGCCAGCCTGGCTAACCGCCGCTTCACTGCGATCCTCACCGCGTTCGCCATTGCCTTGTCGGTGTGCCTGCTGCTGGCCGTCGAGCGTGTGCGCACCGAGGCCAAAGCCAGTTTCGCCAACACCATCAGCGGCACCGACCTGATCGTTGGCGCCCGTTCGGGCTCGGTGAATCTGCTGCTGTATTCGGTGTTCCGCATCGGCAACGCCACCAACAACATCCGTTGGGACAGCTTCGAGCATTTCGCCAACAACCCGAAAGTGAAATGGGCGATCCCGATGTCCCTCGGCGATTCCCATCGCGGTTATCGGGTGATGGGCACCACCGAAGCCTACTTCGAGCATTACCAGTACGGCCGCCAGCAGCACCTGCAACTGAGCGATGGCCGGGCCTTCCAAACCGATCCGTTCGAAGTGGTGCTTGGCGCCGAAGTGGCCGAAGCGCTGCATTACAAACCGGGCGACAAACTGGTGCTGGCCCACGGCGTGGCAGCGATCAGCCTGGTCAAGCACGACGACAAGCCATTCACCGTGGTCGGCATTCTCAAGCGCACCGGCACGCCGGTCGACCGCACGTTGCACATCAGCCTCGGCGGCATGGAAGCGATCCACATCGACTGGCACAACGGCGTGCCGGCCCGGGGCGAGGGTCGCGTCACGGCTGATCAAGCGCGCAACATGGACCTGAAACCGCAGGCGATCACCGCGTTCATGCTCGGCCTCAACAACAAGATTTCAACCTTTGCCCTGCAGCGCGACATCAACGAATTCCGTGGTGAACCGTTGCTGGCGATCTTGCCGGGCGTGGCGCTGCAAGAACTGTGGAGTTTGATGGGCACGGCGGAAAAAGCGTTGTTCGTGGTTTCGCTGTTTGTGGTCCTGACCGGTTTGATCGGCATGCTCACGGCGATTCTCACCAGCCTCAACGAACGCCGTCGGGAGATGGCGATCCTGCGCTCCGTGGGGGCGCGCCCGTGGCACATCGCGACGTTGCTGGTGCTGGAAGCTTTTGCCTTGGCGCTGTCGGGCGTCGTGACGGGCGTAGCACTGCTCTATGCGTGTATCGCCGCAGCCCAAGGGTACGTGCAAGCCAATTACGGTCTGTTTTTGCCGCTGAGTTGGCCAAGCGAATATGAATGGACGCTGCTCGGTGGCATCCTTGGCGCCGCATTGCTGATGGGCTGCGTGCCGGCCTGGCGCGCCTATCGCCAATCGTTGGCCGATGGTCTGTCGATCCGTTTATGA
- a CDS encoding DUF3299 domain-containing protein — protein sequence MPRAVLALLMLVALPLWAAQPKDLTWSEMIPPDAPVEVPNMTPLHDLSKMSDALSAESAPAARQDLPNAPVVKALDGQNIRLPGYIVPLEVNEEGRTTEFLLVPYFGACIHVPPPPSNQIVHVRSEVGVKVDELYQPYWIEGALQVQASSSELADAGYQMGADKIYLYELPE from the coding sequence ATGCCCCGCGCTGTACTTGCGCTGTTGATGCTGGTCGCCCTGCCCCTGTGGGCGGCACAGCCCAAAGACCTGACCTGGTCGGAAATGATTCCGCCTGACGCGCCGGTTGAAGTACCGAACATGACACCGCTGCACGATCTGTCGAAGATGAGCGATGCGTTGTCGGCCGAATCGGCGCCGGCCGCCAGGCAAGACCTGCCCAACGCACCGGTGGTCAAGGCGCTCGACGGTCAGAACATCCGCTTGCCGGGCTACATCGTGCCGCTGGAAGTGAACGAAGAAGGACGCACCACCGAGTTTCTGCTGGTGCCGTATTTCGGCGCTTGCATCCATGTGCCGCCACCGCCGTCGAACCAGATCGTGCACGTCAGGAGTGAAGTCGGGGTGAAAGTCGACGAGCTGTATCAACCGTACTGGATCGAAGGTGCATTGCAGGTCCAGGCGTCCAGCAGCGAGCTGGCGGATGCCGGATATCAAATGGGGGCGGACAAGATTTACCTCTATGAATTGCCGGAGTGA
- a CDS encoding OmpW/AlkL family protein, which translates to MNKSLLSASMVALALAAPLAHAHEAGDILIRAGAITVNPEADSSHVKVDQGPLAGADLGGKATLSSDTQLGLNFAYMLTDHVGIELLAATPFEHDVKLKGTALSAANGKLGTLKHLPPTLSLVYYPLDPKSAFQPYVGGGINYTYIYDEHVGSEAEAAGFSNFKAENSWGMAWQVGADYMLTDNVMINAQVRYIDIDTRATVENNAIAPGTRARVDVDVDPFIYMVGLGYKF; encoded by the coding sequence ATGAACAAGTCCTTGCTCAGCGCCTCGATGGTTGCCCTCGCGCTCGCAGCCCCGCTCGCCCACGCCCACGAGGCCGGTGACATTCTCATCCGCGCCGGTGCAATCACTGTCAACCCGGAAGCCGACAGCTCCCACGTCAAGGTCGATCAAGGCCCGCTGGCGGGTGCCGACCTGGGTGGCAAGGCGACCCTGAGCAGCGACACGCAATTGGGCTTGAACTTCGCCTACATGCTCACCGACCACGTGGGTATCGAGCTGCTGGCAGCGACACCGTTCGAGCATGACGTGAAACTCAAGGGCACAGCGCTGAGCGCGGCCAACGGCAAACTTGGCACGCTCAAGCACCTGCCACCGACCCTGAGCCTGGTGTACTACCCGCTGGATCCGAAGTCGGCGTTCCAGCCGTACGTCGGCGGCGGCATCAACTACACCTATATCTACGACGAACATGTGGGCAGCGAAGCCGAGGCCGCCGGCTTCAGCAACTTCAAGGCGGAAAACTCCTGGGGCATGGCCTGGCAGGTCGGTGCTGACTACATGCTGACAGACAACGTCATGATCAACGCCCAGGTGCGCTACATCGACATCGATACCCGCGCCACCGTTGAAAACAACGCGATTGCCCCAGGTACCCGGGCACGTGTGGACGTGGATGTGGACCCGTTCATCTACATGGTCGGTCTGGGTTACAAGTTCTAA